From the Drosophila suzukii chromosome 2 unlocalized genomic scaffold, CBGP_Dsuzu_IsoJpt1.0 scf_2c, whole genome shotgun sequence genome, one window contains:
- the LOC139354319 gene encoding uncharacterized protein yields MLTGADDIDTLNVICLRSLQSAFEDQQSQFQLFPVEKGIEWRFIPLRAPHFGGLWEAAVKSAKEILVADASLTEEEVRAYLADTEAVLNSRPLTPTSTDPNEGEALTPGHLLIGQALPSLPQGVEPDAPTKGLIYLKRWQLLSTLRQRFWQAWSTEYVHSLQRKTKWQTTSEPW; encoded by the exons ATGCTTACTGGAGCCGATGATATTGACACCTTGAACGTGATATGT CTGAGAAGTCTTCAGAGCGCCTTCGAGGATCAGCAGTCGCAATTTCAACTGTTCCCCGTGGAGAAGGGCATCGAGTGGAGGTTCATCCCACTACGAGCACCGCACTtcggcggtttgtgggaggcGGCCGTGAAGTCAGCGAAAGAAATTCTCGTCGCAGACGCTTCCCTAACCGAAGAGGAGGTCAGGGCTTATCTGGCGGACACCGAGGCCGTGCTCAATTCTCGGCCTCTAACTCCAACCAGCACCGATCCCAACGAGGGGGAGGCACTCACTCCAGGGCACCTGCTAATCGGGCAGGCCCTTCCTTCGCTGCCGCAAGGAGTAGAGCCAGACGCACCGACCAAAGGTTTGATATACTTAAAGAGGTGGCAACTGCTATCCACGCTCAGACAGCGGTTCTGGCAGGCGTGGTCCACGGAATATGTCCACAGCCTTCAGCGCAAAACCAAGTGGCAAACTACATCGGAGCCTTGGTAA